Proteins encoded by one window of Ovis canadensis isolate MfBH-ARS-UI-01 breed Bighorn chromosome 14, ARS-UI_OviCan_v2, whole genome shotgun sequence:
- the NUP62 gene encoding nuclear pore glycoprotein p62, producing MSGFNFGGTGASTGGFTFGTTKTATTTPATGFSFSTSGTGGFSFGTPSQSAASTPATSLFSLSTQTPATQTPAFSFGTTTPAAGATGFSLGSNTPKLSLGSTAPAPAQPGGFGLGGSTLSSAVSSASTSTSAQGAAPGGFVFGSTAASAAPPTTSTSGGFSFTAGSASQTGTSGFNIGSMGGPAQSPALSGLPFTAAAPAATGAGAAQPAAPTPAATTTASAGPSLFTSLATAPTSSAATGLSLGTPATTTGTAGAGTLGFSLKAPGAASTTSTATTTTTTTTTTTTSSSTTGFSLNIKPLTPAGIPSNTAASGSAPSGPSVAAGGSGSAALTYAQLESLINKWSLELEDQERHFLQQATQVNAWDRTLIENGERITSLHREVEKVKLDQKRLDQELDFILSQQKELEDLLSPLEESVKEQSGTVHLQHADEEREKTYKLAENIDAQLKRMAQDLKDIIEHLNTSGGPADTSDPLQQICKILNAHMDSLQWIDQSSALLQRKVEEVTKVCEGRRKEQERSCRIAFD from the coding sequence ATGAGCGGGTTTAATTTTGGAGGCACTGGGGCCTCCACAGGAGGGTTCACATTTGGCACCACAAAGACCGCAACGACCACGCCTGCCACGGGCTTTTCTTTCTCCACGTCCGGCACTGGTGGGTTTAGCTTTGGGACTCCCTCCCAGTCGGCTGCCAGCACCCCTGCCACCAGCCTGTTCTCACTCAGCACCCAGACTCCCGCCACACAGACCCCGGCCTTCAGCTTCGGGACCACGACGCCTGCAGCAGGAGCCACCGGATTTTCCTTAGGGAGCAACACCCCGAAGCTGAGCCTGGGCAGCACGGCCCCAGCCCCGGCCCAGCCCGGCGGCTTCGGGCTCGGGGGCAGCACGCTCAGCAGTGCCGTCTCCAGCGCCAGCACCAGCACCTCCGCCCAGGGCGCGGCACCCGGCGGCTTTGTGTTTGGCTCCACCGCAGCATCTGCCGCCCCGCCCACCACATCGACTTCCGGGGGCTTCTCGTTCACGGCTGGGAGCGCATCCCAGACTGGGACCTCTGGCTTCAACATAGGCTCCATGGGGGGCCCGGCCCAGTCCCCAGCCCTCAGCGGGCTGCCCTTCACTGCGGCCGCTCCAGCGGCCACCGGAGCAGGAGCCGCACAGCCAGCCGCGCCCACTcccgccgccaccaccaccgccaGCGCCGGGCCCTCGCTCTTCACCTCGCTGGCTACTGCTCCCACGTCGTCCGCCGCCACCGGGCTCTCCCTTGGCACCCCAGCGACCACCACGGGGACAGCAGGAGCGGGGACACTGGGCTTCAGCCTGAAGGCCCCTGGAGCAGCTTCCACCACCTCCACGgcgacaaccaccaccaccaccaccaccaccaccaccaccagcagcagcaccactGGCTTCTCCCTGAACATAAAGCCCCTGACTCCGGCCGGGATCCCCAGCAACACAGCGGCCTCCGGGAGTGCGCCCAGCGGTCCCAGCGTGGCTGCCGGGGGATCCGGCAGCGCTGCGCTGACCTACGCCCAGCTGGAGAGTCTCATCAACAAGTGGAGCCTGGAGCTGGAAGACCAGGAACGGCACTTCCTGCAGCAGGCCACGCAGGTCAACGCCTGGGACCGCACGCTGATCGAGAACGGCGAGAGGATCACCAGCCTCCACCGCGAGGTGGAGAAGGTGAAGCTGGACCAGAAGCGGCTGGACCAGGAGCTCGACTTCATCCTGTCGCAGCAGAAGGAGCTGGAGGACCTGCTGAGCCCGCTGGAGGAGTCGGTCAAGGAGCAGAGCGGCACGGTGCACCTGCAGCACGCAGACGAGGAGCGCGAGAAGACCTACAAGCTGGCCGAGAACATCGACGCGCAGCTCAAGCGCATGGCCCAGGACCTCAAGGACATCATCGAGCACTTGAACACATCGGGGGGCCCGGCCGACACCAGCGACCCGCTGCAGCAGATCTGCAAGATCCTCAACGCGCACATGGACTCGCTGCAGTGGATCGACCAGAGCTCGGCGCTGCTGCAGAGGAAGGTGGAGGAGGTGACCAAGGTGTGCGAGGGCCGGCGCAAGGAGCAGGAGCGCAGCTGCCGCATCGCCTTCGACTGA